One genomic region from Rhizomicrobium palustre encodes:
- the cysK gene encoding cysteine synthase A, with translation MSVAFAERPVFRVPGRGRIYNSVTDTIGDTPLVRLARLPQQEGVKANILLKLEFFNPIASVKDRIGVAMIDALEREGKIAPGKTTLVEPTSGNTGIALAFTAAARGYRLILVMPESFSIERRKMLTLLGAELVLTPAAGGMKGAIGKAQELLNTIPDAVSPRQFENPANPEIHRRTTAEEIWNDTKGDIDILVAGSGTGGTITGIGSVLKKRKPLKVVAVEPEDSPVLSGGAPGPHKIQGIGPGFVPAVLDRSIIDEVVTVSNESALSTARKLARLEGLPVGISSGAAVSVAFEVGQRPENAGKTIVVIVPDFAERYLSTALFEGLSVP, from the coding sequence ATGTCCGTCGCGTTTGCTGAAAGGCCGGTCTTTCGCGTTCCCGGGCGCGGACGCATTTATAATTCCGTCACCGACACGATTGGTGACACGCCGCTGGTGCGTCTGGCGCGTCTGCCCCAGCAGGAAGGCGTGAAGGCGAACATCCTCTTGAAGTTGGAATTCTTTAATCCCATCGCTTCAGTGAAGGATCGCATCGGTGTCGCCATGATCGATGCTTTGGAGCGCGAGGGTAAGATCGCGCCGGGCAAGACCACGCTTGTGGAGCCGACCAGTGGCAATACCGGCATTGCGCTCGCCTTCACGGCGGCGGCGCGCGGTTATCGCTTGATCCTGGTGATGCCGGAATCTTTTTCCATCGAGCGGCGCAAGATGCTGACCCTCCTCGGTGCCGAACTCGTCTTGACACCGGCTGCAGGCGGCATGAAAGGCGCCATCGGCAAAGCGCAGGAACTCCTCAACACCATTCCCGATGCGGTCAGCCCGCGTCAGTTCGAGAACCCGGCCAATCCCGAAATCCATCGCCGCACCACGGCGGAAGAAATCTGGAATGATACCAAGGGTGATATCGACATCCTGGTCGCAGGCTCGGGCACGGGCGGCACCATCACCGGCATCGGCTCGGTCTTGAAGAAGCGCAAGCCCTTGAAGGTGGTCGCGGTGGAGCCGGAAGATTCCCCGGTGCTCTCAGGTGGCGCCCCAGGCCCGCACAAGATCCAAGGTATCGGCCCGGGCTTTGTGCCTGCGGTGCTCGACCGCAGCATCATCGATGAGGTGGTCACGGTGTCGAATGAATCCGCGCTGTCCACAGCGCGCAAACTGGCACGGCTGGAAGGCCTGCCGGTGGGTATCTCTTCCGGTGCGGCGGTTTCTGTCGCGTTTGAAGTGGGGCAGCGCCCCGAGAATGCGGGCAAGACCATCGTGGTGATCGTTCCTGATTTTGCGGAACGCTATCTCTCGACGGCCTTGTTCGAAGGTCTCAGCGTGCCGTGA